The following proteins come from a genomic window of Methanocella conradii HZ254:
- the rpl4p gene encoding 50S ribosomal protein L4, producing MEAAVLDRTGKKTSTIKVPEVFNEAFRPDVIKRAVLAAQANRLQPYGPDRTAGTLTSAHSWGSGRGVAHVPRLNNSSRAARVVQARGGRSAHAPNPNKIFAEKINDKERLLAIRSAVAATMNKELVKARGYKYDGELPIVVSDEIESMSKTRDVVAFLNAIGLAADLERAKQKQVRGGKGKMRGRQYRKKVGVLIVVGEDKGIGLGARNIPGVDVATLDSVNAELLAPGTHPGRLTVWSESAFKMMEGGE from the coding sequence ATGGAGGCAGCAGTTTTAGACAGGACCGGCAAGAAGACTTCCACGATAAAGGTACCCGAGGTGTTCAATGAAGCCTTCAGGCCGGACGTCATCAAGAGGGCGGTACTTGCGGCACAGGCTAACAGGCTGCAGCCCTACGGCCCGGACAGGACTGCGGGCACGCTGACCTCGGCGCACTCCTGGGGCAGCGGTAGAGGCGTAGCCCACGTCCCGAGGCTGAATAATAGCTCGCGGGCGGCGAGGGTAGTCCAGGCCAGGGGAGGCCGTAGCGCACACGCTCCCAACCCGAACAAGATATTCGCCGAGAAGATAAACGACAAGGAGAGGCTCCTCGCCATCAGGTCGGCGGTGGCGGCCACCATGAATAAGGAGCTAGTCAAGGCGAGGGGCTACAAGTATGATGGGGAATTGCCCATCGTCGTCTCGGACGAGATCGAGTCGATGAGCAAGACCAGAGACGTGGTGGCCTTCCTCAATGCAATCGGCCTTGCCGCGGACCTGGAGCGCGCAAAGCAGAAACAGGTGCGCGGCGGAAAGGGCAAGATGAGGGGCAGGCAATACCGCAAGAAGGTGGGCGTGCTCATCGTGGTCGGCGAGGACAAGGGCATAGGGCTTGGCGCAAGGAACATACCAGGCGTGGACGTGGCCACCCTTGACAGCGTGAACGCCGAGCTGCTCGCGCCAGGCACGCATCCGGGCAGGCTCACCGTTTGGAGCGAGAGCGCATTTAAGATGATGGAGGGCGGGGAATAA
- a CDS encoding putative RNA uridine N3 methyltransferase — translation MSVNRGRTLLSLLIPASLTEETADPRIKTYKVGQVARAASIFRVDEIVVYKTPKRDDSRFISTVLRYAETPQYLRKEIFPMQGALRHIGVIPPLRIPSHTSEEEYREGIVTKVGTDGNAWVDVGSDSPAMLPDAKVEKGQRVTVRIYSRRPLTVELVKRSDVPLYWGYEVRIADTLHDALETDGLRIATSRLGHPLACEMLSEIKSKIRDKVSVAFGSPSKGLEQLLHDEGHKLEDHSDCVVNSIPNQGTATVRAEEAIYVTLGLLNLIRQ, via the coding sequence ATGAGTGTAAACCGTGGCAGGACGCTCTTGAGCTTACTGATCCCGGCGTCGCTCACCGAAGAAACCGCCGACCCGCGAATAAAGACCTACAAGGTCGGACAGGTTGCTCGTGCGGCATCGATCTTCAGGGTCGACGAAATAGTGGTATATAAGACCCCGAAGCGGGACGACAGCAGGTTCATAAGCACCGTCTTGCGATACGCGGAAACCCCGCAATATCTTCGCAAAGAGATATTCCCCATGCAAGGCGCCCTCCGCCATATCGGAGTCATCCCGCCACTGAGGATACCATCTCATACTAGCGAAGAGGAATACCGAGAAGGTATTGTGACCAAAGTCGGCACTGACGGAAACGCATGGGTCGATGTCGGAAGCGACAGCCCGGCAATGCTCCCCGACGCAAAAGTCGAGAAGGGGCAGCGCGTGACAGTCAGGATCTATTCGCGAAGGCCGCTAACGGTCGAGCTCGTGAAGAGGAGCGACGTGCCCCTGTACTGGGGCTACGAAGTGCGTATCGCCGATACGCTCCACGATGCGCTGGAAACCGATGGCTTAAGGATAGCGACGTCGAGGCTGGGGCATCCCCTGGCCTGCGAGATGCTATCCGAGATAAAAAGCAAAATCCGGGATAAGGTATCCGTCGCATTTGGAAGCCCCTCGAAGGGGCTGGAGCAGCTCCTGCACGATGAAGGCCACAAGCTTGAGGACCATTCCGATTGCGTGGTGAACTCCATCCCAAACCAGGGCACCGCGACGGTGAGGGCCGAAGAGGCGATATACGTCACCCTTGGGCTGCTCAACCTGATAAGGCAGTGA
- a CDS encoding 30S ribosomal protein S19 produces MASKQSKQASRLPKRKEEFTYRGFSIADLKKMDLNQLAALLPSRQRRKVMRGFTEEEQKIIDAVRAGEKKIRTHLRGMIILPEMIGVTLEIHNGKEWKPVEVIPEMIGHYIGEFAMTRKPVTHGSAGIGATRGSKYVPLK; encoded by the coding sequence ATGGCATCAAAGCAGTCAAAGCAGGCCTCGCGGCTTCCGAAGAGGAAGGAGGAGTTCACCTACAGGGGCTTCTCCATAGCGGACCTCAAGAAAATGGACTTAAACCAGCTTGCGGCCCTTCTCCCCTCCAGGCAGAGGAGGAAGGTCATGAGGGGCTTCACCGAGGAGGAGCAGAAGATAATCGACGCCGTAAGGGCGGGCGAGAAAAAGATAAGGACCCACCTCAGGGGAATGATAATCCTCCCCGAGATGATCGGCGTGACCCTCGAGATCCATAACGGCAAGGAGTGGAAGCCCGTTGAGGTCATCCCGGAGATGATCGGGCACTACATAGGAGAGTTCGCGATGACCAGAAAGCCCGTCACGCATGGCTCGGCAGGCATCGGCGCGACGAGGGGCAGCAAGTACGTGCCGCTGAAGTGA
- a CDS encoding 50S ribosomal protein L3, translated as MSHPHAPRRGSLAYSPRVRARSQKPKYRNWAELGEQPKIQSLIGFKAGMSHVLMIDDRPHSTTEGMEIAVPVTIIEAPAMHVAGIRAYDDGPYGKKVIAEAWASDLKDLARLIRLPRKAVDTDGQLAKIAGLVKEGKVADLRLLTYVKTEDVSGIPKKVPELVENRIAGGSMDKRFELAKSLLGKQVKANDIFSPGELVDVSAITKGKGTQGPVKRWGIAIQKRKHARTGKRRHVGNLGPWNPHRIRWQVPQLGQTGYHQRTEYNKRIIKLGDKAEEVTPAGGFLHYGVLRNPYIVVKGSIPGPVKRMVRLRPAVRPKALPKQAPEITYISTESKQGARRS; from the coding sequence ATGAGTCACCCACACGCACCAAGGCGAGGCTCGCTTGCGTACAGCCCCAGGGTGAGGGCCCGCAGCCAGAAGCCTAAATATAGAAATTGGGCAGAGCTGGGCGAGCAGCCTAAGATACAGAGTCTAATCGGATTCAAGGCAGGAATGTCGCACGTATTGATGATAGACGACAGGCCGCACAGCACGACCGAAGGCATGGAGATAGCCGTGCCCGTTACGATTATCGAGGCACCAGCGATGCACGTTGCGGGCATACGGGCATACGACGATGGCCCGTATGGCAAAAAGGTGATAGCCGAGGCATGGGCCAGCGACCTGAAGGACCTGGCGAGGCTTATCAGGCTTCCCAGGAAAGCGGTCGACACCGATGGCCAGCTCGCGAAGATAGCGGGCCTGGTCAAGGAAGGGAAGGTTGCGGACCTGCGCCTTTTGACTTATGTTAAGACAGAGGACGTATCGGGCATACCGAAGAAGGTGCCCGAGCTGGTGGAAAACCGCATCGCCGGCGGAAGCATGGATAAAAGGTTCGAGCTTGCAAAGTCGCTGCTGGGCAAGCAGGTCAAGGCAAATGACATATTCTCTCCGGGGGAGCTTGTGGACGTATCTGCCATCACCAAGGGCAAGGGAACCCAGGGCCCGGTCAAGAGGTGGGGCATCGCCATACAGAAGCGAAAGCATGCCCGCACCGGCAAGAGGAGGCACGTTGGCAACCTGGGCCCGTGGAACCCGCACCGCATCAGGTGGCAGGTCCCGCAGCTCGGCCAGACGGGCTACCACCAGAGGACTGAGTATAATAAGAGGATCATAAAGCTCGGCGACAAGGCCGAGGAGGTCACCCCTGCAGGCGGGTTCCTGCACTACGGCGTCCTGAGGAATCCTTACATAGTGGTTAAGGGCTCAATACCCGGCCCGGTCAAGAGGATGGTCAGGCTCAGGCCCGCGGTAAGGCCCAAGGCCTTGCCCAAGCAGGCGCCCGAGATAACCTATATTAGCACAGAATCCAAGCAAGGAGCCAGGAGGAGCTAG
- a CDS encoding 50S ribosomal protein L23, translated as MEIIKYPFITEKATLSMEKNNTLQFLVGRNARKEQIKKAVEEMYNVKVVKVTTMITPKGEKKALVTLSPENSAEEIASRLGIF; from the coding sequence ATGGAAATCATAAAATACCCGTTTATCACTGAAAAGGCAACGCTATCGATGGAGAAGAACAATACCCTCCAGTTTTTGGTTGGCAGGAACGCGCGCAAGGAGCAGATAAAGAAGGCCGTGGAGGAAATGTATAACGTCAAGGTGGTAAAGGTCACCACCATGATAACCCCGAAAGGCGAGAAGAAGGCCCTTGTGACGCTGAGCCCCGAGAACTCGGCTGAGGAAATTGCGAGCCGGCTAGGAATATTCTAA
- a CDS encoding 50S ribosomal protein L2 — MGKRIMSQNRGKGTPTYRAPSSRFKANLEHIRTVGDETITGVITEVIHDTARNAPITRVKFENGEERLILAPEGVGVGDQIKVGAGAEVTVGNVLPLGKIPDGCPVCCVESQPGDGGSFARATGVNAIVVSHEANKVVIQLPSGEMKWLHPNCRATIGVVAGGGRPDKPFVKAGKKWYKMANKATKWPVVRGVAMNAVDHPFGGGGRQHPGRPKTVGRHTPPGRKVGSIAARRTGIGHKG, encoded by the coding sequence ATGGGAAAGCGAATCATGTCTCAGAACCGTGGCAAGGGCACACCTACCTACAGGGCCCCGTCCTCCCGCTTCAAGGCGAACCTTGAGCATATCAGGACTGTCGGCGATGAGACTATAACTGGAGTTATTACCGAGGTCATACACGACACGGCGAGGAATGCGCCCATAACTCGCGTCAAGTTTGAGAATGGCGAGGAAAGGCTCATCCTGGCCCCCGAGGGCGTTGGCGTCGGCGACCAGATAAAGGTCGGCGCCGGGGCCGAGGTCACGGTGGGCAACGTATTGCCGCTGGGCAAGATCCCTGATGGGTGCCCGGTGTGCTGCGTTGAGTCGCAGCCAGGCGACGGGGGAAGCTTCGCGAGGGCGACTGGAGTTAACGCCATCGTCGTCTCGCACGAGGCCAACAAGGTGGTCATACAGCTCCCCAGCGGAGAGATGAAGTGGCTTCATCCTAACTGTAGGGCCACCATTGGAGTAGTGGCGGGCGGAGGCAGGCCGGACAAGCCGTTCGTGAAGGCTGGAAAGAAGTGGTACAAGATGGCAAACAAGGCCACCAAGTGGCCGGTCGTCAGGGGCGTCGCGATGAACGCCGTCGACCACCCGTTCGGAGGCGGCGGCAGGCAGCACCCGGGCAGGCCGAAGACCGTTGGCAGGCACACGCCGCCCGGCCGTAAGGTCGGGAGCATAGCGGCGAGAAGGACCGGCATAGGGCATAAGGGATAA
- a CDS encoding 50S ribosomal protein L22, which yields MAKVEYCAQFDPATTAKAMAYELDVSPKHCYEILREIRGKKLSVAKKFLEDVMAKKRSVPFKRFNRNVGHKRHQSGWDAGRYPVKACGEILKLLKNAEANAEYKGLDTENMRIIHAASKKGHVIRGMMPRAMGRATDWNIETVTVEVVLGEEVR from the coding sequence ATGGCTAAAGTGGAATATTGTGCACAGTTTGACCCTGCGACCACCGCTAAGGCAATGGCGTATGAGCTCGACGTCTCGCCGAAGCATTGCTACGAGATACTCAGGGAGATTCGCGGAAAGAAGCTTTCCGTGGCCAAGAAGTTCCTCGAGGACGTCATGGCTAAGAAGAGGTCGGTGCCCTTTAAGCGCTTCAACCGAAACGTCGGGCACAAGAGGCACCAGTCCGGCTGGGACGCGGGGCGCTACCCGGTAAAGGCTTGCGGAGAGATCTTAAAGCTGTTGAAGAACGCCGAGGCTAACGCGGAGTACAAGGGCCTCGACACGGAAAACATGAGGATTATCCACGCAGCCTCCAAGAAGGGGCACGTCATACGTGGAATGATGCCCAGGGCCATGGGCAGGGCCACCGACTGGAACATTGAGACGGTGACCGTGGAAGTAGTGCTAGGAGAAGAGGTGCGTTAG